One Pecten maximus chromosome 7, xPecMax1.1, whole genome shotgun sequence genomic window carries:
- the LOC117331269 gene encoding uncharacterized protein C3orf67-like isoform X2 — MCLIPKSCQLANDVQQITQLLTLTKIRHGERLRGGSGDVNRASATLELDLNSSGRRTSLNDSYHIAFGSKVPGGKTTSQNTSRKSAQGNMTNRSSRNTYSRMDSQTEDTSEEHFELSSSITSKDGLLSDHSREDSVHQPSHQRQGSDSLSQVDLEMMSRIDKPKQDFSMVQPHPPREPSKDRLRRKIRVKAGGSGVGKDRVSSAGSVTDESTSVGPNKQSQHSESGYSSLTATHRKRLVSDGELILSDESENTADSANRNRSAETARCAVVQGVPRMADQQVGRTGSRFKGVGASGQDPHSKLSSKASKEYHCEDYEEEGAEVMDESMSSVIELLKQKAGLGQDWDHLTDEEESSAEDLGREEYEESDEEDSDKKDNIFMFAVPPKSAPRRHLSPSQTDSILDADFSSQSRALPQNSKKVSKDLARGARPEEDFFSKNSSSDEDDVHLWKKLAGSRPNSGTNSRPHSGTNSRPHSGTNSRPHSGTNSRPHSGTQSGTNSRNHSGKTRNGTNNMSVSPKSGVEKKIPRTVLSSVQPQIANESPELRSNTSVLQVPGMSNGHLSNNSISRMSRKSLREIPMNDARLKSSEKPYDFSKYQMADITESFEAKMLSSMKRHNDEELEDVVESPRKQTAPSMPANKSPHSTQEHNPRNLYDFSPTLTSDDDTSLSTWQAPPNAPHNYQDEMKSRLSTDTLTSSNPRDWGMFSPPLPVFQNQLKNSNEDLSVGSNNPSPRKELSDLSPRKAGLSAIGRQDTTDDDSIEELDLLYDPCLNCYYDPRSCKYYELV; from the exons CTGCTTACATTGACTAAGATCCGACACGGTGAGAGGCTGAGAGGCGGGAGTGGAGATGTGAATCGCGCATCAGCCACTCTGGAACTAG ATTTGAACTCCAGTGGACGTCGGACTTCCTTAAATGACTCCTACCATATAGCATTTGGTTCCAAGGTACCTGGAGGTAAAACCACGAGTCAGAATACGAGTAGGAAGTCCGCACAG GGCAATATGACTAACAGAAGTAGCAGAAATACATACTCTCGAATGGATTCTCAGACAGAAG ACACATCGGAGGAGCACTTTGAGCTGTCTTCCAGTATAACAAGTAAGGATGGACTTCTGAGTGATCACAGTCGAGAAGATTCCGTCCACCAGCCTTCCCACCAGAGACAGGGCTCTGACTCCCTCTCCCAGGTTGATCTGGAAATGATGTCCCGGATCG ACAAACCAAAACAGGATTTCTCTATGGTACAGCCCCACCCCCCTCGTGAGCCATCCAAGGACAGACTACGGCGTAAGATACGTGTAAAGGCTGGTGGTAGTGGAGTCGGTAAGGACCGTGTGTCAAGTGCTGGTTCTGTTACGG ATGAGAGCACAAGTGTTGGTCCAAACAAACAGTCACAGCATTCAGAGTCCGGTTACAGTAGTCTCACAGCTACACATCGCAAACGCTTAGTATCAGATGGAGAGCTCATTTTATCAGACGAAAGTGAGAATACAGCAGATTCAGCCAACCGAAACAGATCTGCGGAGACAGCACGTTGTGCTGTAGTACAGGGAGTCCCGAGAATGGCTGACCAACAAGTCGGGAGAACAGGCAGTCGTTTTAAAGGGGTTGGAGCCTCGGGACAAGATCCACACAGCAAACTGAGCTCTAAGGCTTCAAAGG AGTACCACTGTGAAGACTATGAGGAAGAGGGTGCCGAGGTGATGGATGAGTCTATGAGCAGTGTGATAGAACTGTTGAAACAGAAGGCAGGTCTGGGCCAGGACTGGGATCATCTGACAGATGAAGAGGAGAGTTCGGCTGAGGATCTGGGCCGGGAGGAGTACGAAGAGAGTGATGA GGAAGACAGTGACAAAAAAGACAACATATTCATGTTTGCTGTTCCACCAAAGTCAGCACCACGACGCCATTTGTCCCCGAGCCAGACAGACAGTATCTTAGATGCTGACTTCTCATCACAG TCTAGAGCACTTCCACAAAATTCAAAGAAGGTTTCCAAGGACTTAGCCAGAGGAGCGCGTCCTGAGGAGGATTTCTTTAGCAAAAACTCGAGTAGTGATGAAGATGATGTACATCTCTGGAAAAAGTTAGCAGGGTCACGGCCTAACAGTGGCACAAACAGTCGGCCACATAGTGGCACAAACAGCCGACCTCATAGTGGCACAAACAGTCGACCTCATAGTGGCACAAATAGTCGACCACATAGTGGCACACAAAGTGGCACCAATAGCCGAAATCACAGTGGCAAAACCAGAAATGGTACAAACAATATGTCAGTTAGTCCTAAATCTGGGGTGGAAAAAAAGATTCCGAGGACAGTGTTAAGTTCAGTACAGCCTCAGATTGCCAACGAAAGTCCAGAACTCCGCTCTaacacatcagtattacaaGTTCCCGGAATGAGCAATGGACATTTATCTAACAATTCTATTTCCCGCATGAGTCGAAAATCTTTACGAGAGATTCCAATGAATGATGCCCGACTGAAATCATCTGAG aAGCCATATGACTTTTCAAAATACCAAATGGCAGACATTACAGAATCATTTGAAGCCAAAATGTTATCCAGCATGAAACGTCATAATGATGAGGAATTGGAGGATGTAGTCGAATCGCCAAGGAAACAGACAGCTCCCAGCATGCCTGCAAATAAGAGTCCTCACTCCACACAGGAACACAATCCTCGCAACTTATATGACTTCTCTCCTACACTGACCAGTGACGATGACACCAGTCTCAGTACATGGCAGGCTCCT CCTAATGCCCCTCACAACTACCAGGATGAAATGAAATCTCGACTAAGTACAGACACCCTCACCTCATCCAACCCCAG GGACTGGGGAATGTTTAGTCCACCCCTACCAGTCTTCCAAAACCAGCTGAAGAACTCGAACGAGGACCTGTCTGTGGGCAGCAATAACCCATCTCCACGGAAGGAACTTTCTG ATTTGAGCCCGAGGAAGGCAGGATTATCTGCAATAGGACGACAGGATACGACGGATGATGATTCTATAGAGGAGTTGGACTTACTGTACGATCCTTGTCTCAACTGTTACTATGATCCAAGGAGCTGTAAATACTATGAACTTGTGTAG